The sequence GTACTgtcccctaccacactcccaggtactgtccctaccacactcccaggtactgccccctaccacactcccaggtactgtcccgACGCCACTCCCAGATATtgtccctaccacactcccagatactatccctaccacactcccaggtactgtccccTACCCCAGCCCCAGGTAtgccccctaccccactcccaggtactgtccctaccccactcccaggtactgtccctaccacactcccaggtactgccccCTACCACACCCCCAGGGTTTTGTGCccaagacagagatggggaggatttTCTTCTGATTGGATGTCTTTCTTGTTtgtgattcttcccccccccccccccccccccccagagagcaGTGCAGTGGGATTTTTCTCAATCACATCATGAGGCACTTTACAATCAGCCAACAAGGACGGAGATTTCCatcaggtgtgactccaacccagTTTTTAAGTCTCCCCATTTTCTCACCATGTTTTGGTTTGACCCGGGGATTTCGAtaggggtttaaaaaaaataaaatatgaaGGCAAGTCAGGGAATCAGAGAGGGAGCTGACCGGAATCTCCCTAAAGTGTGGACCAAGTAACTGTGCGGGGCGGAGTTGAAATGCTGCAGTGCCACCACTGTTGGGAGAGTGAAATTACAGCGTGACATGTTTACGCAGATATTTTACATTGCAAAAGTTGACGCGGGTGATCTGCAATGTGAAAATTAACGGGATGTGCACGCATGGGATGCTTTTTTTAATATCGATGTTACAGAGCGATGAATCAAGCATTTGAATGTGGCCCATTGACCTGCTCTTGGTGTGTGCACCTgaccaaatctcccccccccccgccccgcccccccccaccccaccccacccccaccgccattGCTTTTCAAACCACACCTTGTTTTGCAGTTATTGATTTAATAAAGCAGGTCGGGACCTTCGGTTCGACATCTTGTCTCAAGGTGAGCACAATGCAGGTCTGACGCTTGTTTCTAAGTGTACGACAGGTTTATTCACAGAAGTTTTTAAACGTCTCTGAAATCACATGGTTGACTGCACTCATGCTTAAAGCTCCGCATCTTCCTGCGGTGCAAAGTCACTTTGCTCTGAGTCAACACCCAGGCTCGAATGATCAAgcacggattggattggattggattggatttgtttattgtcacgtgtaccgaggtacagtgaaaagtatttttctgcgagcagctcaacagatcattcagtacattggaagaaagggaattgaacagaattcaagaaagtacatgagaatacataatagggctacacaagatatacaatgtaactacataagcattggcatcggatgaagcatacagggtgtagtgttaatgaggacagtccataaaagggtcgtttaggagtctggtgacagtggggaagaagctgtttttgagtctgttcgtccgtgttctcagacttctgaatctcctgcccgatggaagaagttggaaaagtgagtaagccgggtgggagggatccttgattatgctgcctgctttcccccggcagcgggaggtgtagatggaatcgatggatgggaggcaggttcgtgtgatggactgggcggtattcacgactctctgaagttccttgcggtcctgggccgagcagttgccataccaggctgtgatgcagcccgagaggatgctctctatagtgcatctgtaaaagttggtaagggttaatgtggacatgccaaatttccttagtttcctgaggaagtaaaggcgctgttgtgctttcttggtgatagcgtcgacatgagtggaccaggatagatttttggtgatgtgcacccctaggaatttgaagctgctaaccatctctacctcagctccgttgatgctgacaggggtgtgtacagtactatgcttcctgaagtcgatgaccagctctttagtttttctggcattaagggagagattgttgtcattgcaccactcaactaggttctctatctccctcctgtattcagactcgtcgttgttcgagatccggcccactatggtcgtatcgtcagcaaacttgtagatggagttggaaccaagttttgccatgcagtcgtgtgtgtacagggagtagagtagggggctaagtacgcagccttgcggggcaccggtgttgaggactattgtggaggaggtgttggtgttcattcttactgactgtggtctgttggtcagaaagtcaaggatccagttgcagagtggagagccaagtcctaaattttggagctttgatatgagcttggctgggattatggtgttgaaggcggagctgtagtcaataaatagcagtctgatgtaggagtccttgttttcgagatgctctagggatgagtgtaaggccagggaaatggcatctgatgtggaccggttgcgacggtatgcgaattgaagtgggtcaaggcattccgggagtatggaggtgatgcgcttcatgatcagcctctcaaagcacttcattacaactgacgtcagggccaccgggcggtagtcattgaggcacgttgcctggttcttctttggtaccggtatgatggtgagcATAAATCAGTTACGAGGTTCACATAATCAAGCACAGAACAATTAAACCATTGAACATTAGGCCTCTGACTGTGCACGCACTGGGTGCGCCCGCCTGCGTTATGCACTCAGGTcattggagtggggcttgaacccacagtcTTTGTGACTCTGAGCTCCGTGGCCAATCTACATCTCTGTCTCCAGCAGATACTGCCCATTCAATTCCCTTTGCTGGTAGAGGCCGAAGGAGATCTGGCAGAAAGAATACATTTGCTGCCACAGGCATGGCTCCAGATATAGGAGACAATATAAGGAACCCTGCAAGGTGCCAATCCCTCGCTGGAGCTGAGCGAGGAACTGGTTCCTGGCACTGGGGAAGTGCTTGCCAAataaatcgatactgaggcagtTGTAATCAGCACCCATGGGTATTCTGTAGGGGGTGGCACCCAGGCTGAGGACCCTTGGCTCTTCCTGGCCGTCTGCCAACCAAATGAGATTTTTCTTCAGCAAGATCGCCAGGTTGCTCTGCAGGGGCCTGTACGGTGCCCAGTCCTGAACGATGGTCTTCCCGGGCAGCACTCCACCCACCACGTTGGGATTCAGGAACACGCGCTGGACGTCGGAGGCCCGAAGAAGAATAGGATCTTCCCATTCCGTCCCACAGGCCTTCAGCTGGGAAATGGCAGCGTCCAGCTTTGGGCGGATCTCCTCCAGCTCGAAGCGTAGCAGCAGTATTTCCTGTAACCACACAAAGGAAGCTGTATGTTGGTATAGCGTCTGGCACAACCCAAACTCCAGGGTGGCAAGCATAAGAACAGCGGTCTTCATTAGCGTGTTTCTGTGAGAGGCTTTTATTGAACTGAAAAGACAACGCAGTTGCAAAGTCAGGTTCGGAACCTATTCCCCGTTTGGAAATGTGGGGCAAGCAAGTTTGATCACCAAAGTTGACTTGCTCAAAATATACTGGCGAGTACCTTTATCAGACAGGGCGAAAGAGGTTTTGGCTGTTTGACACTAAATGGTCTGTATCAGTTTAAGGTTACACTGTTACGaacacaggctgtgccagcaacaTTCTAAAGATTAACCAACAAGGTAATTTCTGGACTAAGCACTTTGTGCCGTGTACATTGACAATTTGGTGGTCTTCAGTCAAAGgtggaaggagcatttggaacatATGAAGGAATTAGTCGCTCGACTACAGGAGGCTGGATTGGTGGTAAACAAGGCAAAAAGTGAATTTGCGACAGCTCAAGTCACATTCTTAGGATATACAATTGGACACGGTTGGATGGCCCCGCGGAATGCAGAAACAAAGGCTGCTGGGGAGTCCCCAAAGCCATCAGCAAGGAGCGACgttctgagatttctgggcaGGAGTGGGTTCTCCCAGAATATTCGTACCAAATATCAGCAGCGTGGTCGCTCCGCTGGCTGAACTTCTGAAAAAACACAACAGGTTTCAGTGGACGTCAGGATGTCGTCAGGAGGCATCCAACAATCTGCAAATTGTGTTAACACCTGCACCGGAATTGGCGACACTTAATTATGTCAAGCAATTTAAGGTGGcaattgatgcgagtgatgtgggtgctATGCTGTTGTAGGAAGACAATGAAGGAATAGAAaagcctgttggttatttttctcaGAAACAAAATATCCATCAAACAAAATAGTCGACAATTGAGAAGGAGACATTGAGTTTGGAtgcaacattttgacatttatgttgcGCCCTATTGATTGCAGACATTTCAATAATCCATGAACGTTATTGGAAAACTTTAAGGATCAAAATGCAAGGCTGTTTAAATGGAGTTTATTGCTACAACCATTTAACTTGAAAGTTGTAGATGCAGCAGGAAgagaaatcatttaaaaaaaaaatttagtgtacccaataattttttccaattaaggggcaatttaacgtggccaatccacctatcctacacatctttagggttgtgagggcgaaacccacgcagacatggggagaatgtgcaaactccacacggacagtgacccagggccgggattcgaacccgggtcctcagcgccgtaagcagcaatgctaaccactgtgctaccatgctgccctaggaaGGGAAATCATGATTGCAGATGCCTTATCGTGACTTTGAAATGTGAGAAGACTGGAACGTTCAAAGGTGGATatatcacattgaacttacttcaaagtcttgagtatcttttggtcaaagctgcatcgagttgcagcctgtgttagcccagagtacataacacaacacaagTCTTTTGGCGTTTTGGTTTCTCTTATTCGGAATCTGTTTTGTCTTTGCCTCTGTCAGAAGATCAGCTGGCTACAGGGTGTGGAGTCTTGATAATCCAGTCAATGCGGTGTGCTACGCAAGGTTGACGCCCAATTTAGCCTGTTTCTCCCCATTGATTTTGTATTTAATTAAGTGTGTTGAATACCAAAACAGGAACATCTTGCCAAACCTTTACAAAGCTCTGGATAGGCCTCTCTCTATGCTAAATTCAattagtcatagaatttagatcatagaatttacagtgcagcaggaggccattcggcccatcgagtctgcaccggctcttcgaaagagcaccctacccaaggtcaacacctccaccctatccccataacccagtcaccccacccaacactaaggggaagtgtggacactacgggcaatttatcacggccaatccaccctaacctgcacatctttggactgtgggaggaaaccggagcacccggaggaaacccacgcacacatggggaggatgtgcagactccgcacagacagcgacccaagccggaatcgaacctgcgaccctggagcagtgaagcatatgtgctgtccacaatgctaccgtgctgcccatagtcaaatctgaaatgaaaagatAATCTCAATAATGCCAACCACTGtcataaaaaaacatctggttcagtcAGGGAGGAAATCtgttgcccttacctggtctttagactgtgagaggaaaccggagcacccggaggaaatctacgcagacacatgggagaacgtgcagactccgcacagtcacccaagctaggaatcgaatccgggtccctggcaccgcgAGGCAGCCGTATTAACCCAccgtgccaccgcgctgcccaacTTCGGCCTTTTTTGAGAGGGCACCGAAAGACGCCGCTGCtattgcgcacagcaagatcccgcggggggggggggggggcaacgggcCAAATCGGCGCTCTGTCGTTTTTGGCGGGGCCAAAACGTTTGGGGCTTTGGCCTTCCGCTCGTGAAGCAGCTGGGGAGGAGGCCCCAGGAGGTTGACCCCtgggatcaaacggggtttgtccTCGTGAATAAAGTCCAATGccgattggagttcagaagaatgagaggtggtcttaCCGGAACATTCTgaggtgggatggtggtggggagggcctccccccaccccacccctccctccacacccggCCGGTATTTTGCACAGACGCGTAACCAGGTCGGTTACAACCGACAACAAGGTCGGAGATTTTGATCAGGGGTAACTCAGACTCAGGTTTTAAGTCAGCCGCAATCTCCCTGTGTTTGGATTTGATGCGGGGATTCCGATcgcgttttttaaaaataaaatccaaaGGCAATTCGGGGAATCAGGGAGGGAGCTGACTGGAGTCTCCCTAaaatgtgagtgggggggggggggagcggagctgAAGTGCTGCAGTGCCACCACTGTTGGGAGAGCGGAATTACAGCGTGACATTCTTCTGCAGGCAAAAACCCATTGCAAAAGTTGACATGGGTGATCTGTACTGTGAAAACTAACGGGATGTGCGTGTGTGGGATTGAATGTCTTATTTTTAATATATACATGTTACAGAGCGATGAATCACACATTTGAATGTGGTCCATTGACCTGCCCTTGGTGTGTGCATCTTAACGAAACATGATACGGAACTCTGGGGCCCCGGTGGATGGGACTGTGAAGGAGAGACCGGCCGTCTCCTTTGTAGGACTGATTCCGTCACCCGCCATTGCCATGTAGTGACTCTCAGCAAATCCcccgcaacgccccccccccctcaatgctatTCAaacagcaccatgttttgcagaTATTGATTTAATAGAACAGATCAGGATCTTCGGCTTGACATCTTATCTCAAGGTGAGCACAATGCAGGTCTGACGTTAGTTTGTAAGTGTACAACAGGCTTATTCACAGAAGTTTTTAAACGACTGTGAAATCACATGGTTGACTGCACTCATGCTTAAAGCTCCGCACCTTCCTGCGGTGCGAAGTCACTTTGCTCTGAGTCAACACCCAGGCTCAAATGATCAAGCACGGTGAGCATAGATCAGTTACGGGGTTCACATAATCAAGCACAGAACAATTAAACCATTGAACATTACGCCTCTGACTGTGCACGCACTGGGTGCGCCCGCCTGCGTTATGCACTCAAGTcattggagtggggcttgaacccacagtcTTTGTGACTCTGAGCTCCGTGGCCAATCTACATCTCTGTCTCCAGCACATTCTGCCCCTCAAAGTCCCTTTCCTGGTGGAGGCCGAAGGAGATCTGGCAGAAAGAATACATTTGCTGCCACAGGCATGGATCCAGATATAGGAGACAATACAAGGAACCCTGCAAGGTGCCAATCCCTCGCTGGAGCTGAGCGAGGAACTGGTTCCTGGCACTGGGGAAGTGCTTGCCAAataaatcgatactgaggcagtTGTAATCAGCACCCATGGGTATTCTGTAGGGGGTGGCGCCCAGGCTGAGGACCCTTGGCTCTTCCTGGCCGTCTGCCAACCAAATGAGATTTTTCTTCAGCAAGATCTCCAGGTTGCTCTGCAGGGGCCTGTACGGTGCCCAGTCCAGAACGATGGTCTTCCCGGGCAGCACTCCACCCACCACGTTGGGATTCAGGAACACGCGCTGGACGTCGGAGGCCCGAAGAAGAATAGGATCTTCCCATTCCGTCCCACAGGCCTTCAGCTGGGAAATGGCAGCGTCCAGCTTTGGGCGGATCTCCTCCAGCTCGAAGCGTAGCAGCAGTATTTCCTGTAACCGCACAAAGGAAGCTGTATGTTGGTATAGCGTCTGGCACAACCCAAACTCCAGGGTGGCAAGCATAAGATCAGCGGTCTTCATTAGCGTGTTTCTGTGAGAGGCTTTTATTGAACTGAAAAGACAACGCAGTTGCAAAGTCAGGTTCGGAACCTATTCCCTGTTTGGAAATGTGGGGCAAGCAAGTTTGATTACCAAAGTTGACTTGCTCAAAATATACTGGCGAGTACCTTTATCAGACAGGGCGAAAGAGGTTTTGGCTGTTTGACACTAAATGGTCTGTATCAGTTTAAGGTTACACTGTTACGaacacaggctgtgccagcaacaTTCTAAAGATTAACCAACAAGGTAATTTCTGGACTAAGCACTTTGTGCCGTGTACATTGACAATTTGGTGGTCTTCAGTCAAAGgtggaaggagcatttggaacatATGAAGGAATTAGTCGCTCGACTACAGGAGGCTGGATTGGTGGTAAACAAGGCAAAAAGTGAATTTGCGACAGCTCAAGTCACATTCTTAGGATATACAATTGGACACGGTTGGATGGCCCCGCGGAATGCAGAAACAAAGGCTGCTGGGGAGTCCCCAAAGCCATCAGCAAGGAGCGACgttctgagatttctgggcaGGAGTGGGTTCTCCCAGAATATTCGTACCAAATATCAGCAGCGTGGTCGCTCCGCTGGCTGAACTTCTGAAAAAACACAACAGGTTTCAGTGGACGTCAGGCTGTCGTCAGGAGGCATCCGACAATCTGCAAATTGTGTTAACACCTGCACCGGAATTGGCGACACTTAATTATGTCAAGCAATTTAAGGTGGcaattgatgcgagtgatgtgggtgctATGCTGTTGTAGGAAGACAATGAAGGAATAGAAaagcctgttggttatttttctcaGAAACAAAATATCCATCAAACAAAATAGTCGACAATTGAGAAGGAGACATTGAGTTCGGAtgcaacattttgacatttatgttgcGCCCTATTGATTGCAGACATTTCAATAATCCATGAACGTTATTGGAAAACTTTAAGGATCAAAATGCAAGGCTGTTTAAATGGAGTTTATTGCTACAACCATTTAACTTGAAAGTTGTAGATGCAGCAGGAAgagaaatcatttttaaaaaaaatttagtgtacccaataattttttccaattaaggggcaatttaacgtggccaatccacctattctgcacatctttagggttgtgagggcgaaacccacgcagacatggggagaatgtgcaaactccacacggacagtgacccaggaccgggattcgaacccgggtcctcagcgccgtaagcagcaatgctaaccactgtgctaccatgctgccctaggaaGGGAAATCATGATTGCAGATGCCTTATCGTGACTTTGAAATGTGAGAAGACTGGAACGTTCAAAGGTGGATatatcacattgaacttacttcaaagtcttgagtatcttttggtcaaagctgcatcgagttgcagcctgtgttagcccagagtacataacacaacacaagTCTTTTGGTGTTTTGGTTTCTCTTATTCGGAATCTGTTTTGTCTTTGCCTCTGTCAGAAGATCAGCTGGCTACAGGGTGTGGAGTCTTGATAATCCAGTCAATGCGGTGTGCTACGCAAGGTTGACGCCCAATTTAGCCTGTTTCTCCCCATTGATTTTGTATTTAATTAAGTGTGTTGAATACCAAAACAGGAACATCTTGCCAAACCTTTACAAAGCTCTGGATAGGCCTCTCTCTATGCTAAATTCAattagtcatagaatttagatcatagaatttacagtgcagcaggaggccattcggcccatcgagtctgcaccggctcttcgaaagagcaccctacccaaggtcaacacctccaccctatccccataacccagtcaccccacccaacactaaggggaagtgtggacgctacgggcaatttatcacggccaatccaccctaacctgcacatctttggactgtgggaggaaaccggagcacccggaggaaacccacgcacacatggggaggatgtgcagactccgcacagacagcgacccaagccggaatcgaacctgcgaccctggagctgcgaagcatatgtgctgtccacaatgctaccgtgctgcccatagtcaaatctgaaatgaaaagatAATCTCAATAATGCCAACCACTGtcataaaaaaacatctggttcagtcAGGGAGGAAATCtgttgcccttacctggtctttagactgtgagaggaaactggagcacccggaggaaacccacgcagacaggaggagaacgtgcagactccgcacagtcacccaagcttggaatcgaatccgggtccctggcaccgcgAGGCAGCCGTATTAACCCACCGCGCCGCCCAACTTCGGCCTTTTTTCAGAGGGCGCCGAAAGACGCCGCTGCTATTGCGCAGAGCAAGACCCCGCGGGGGGGCAACGAGCCAAATCGCCGCTCTGTCGTTTTTGGCGGGGCCAAAACGTTTGGGGCTTTGGCCTTCCGCTCGTGAAGCAGCTGGGGTGAGGCCCCAGGAGGTTGACCCCTGGGATCAACGGGGTTTGTCCTCGTGAATAAAGTCCAATGCCGATtggcgttcagaagaatgagaggtggtcttaCCGGAACATTCTgaggtgggatggtggtggggagggcctccccccaccccacccctccctccacgccCGGCCGGTATTTTGCACAGACGCGTAACCAGGTCGGTTACAACCGACAACAAGGTCGGAGATTTTGATCAGGGGTAACTCAGACTCAGGTTTTAAGTCAGCCGCAATCTCCCTGTGTTTGGATTTGACGCGGGGATTCCGATcgcgttttttaaaaataaaatccaaaGGCAATTCGGGGAATCAGGGAGGGAGCTGACTGGAGTCTCCCTAaaatgtgagtggggggggggggggagcggagctgAAGTGCTGCAGTGCCACCACTGTTGGGAGAGCGGAATTACAGCGTGACATTCTTCTGCAGGCAAAAACCCATTGCAAAAGTTGACATGGGTGATCTGTACTGTGAAAACTAACGGGATGTGCGTGTGTGGGATTGAATATCTTATTTTTAATATATACATGTTACAGAGCGATGAATCACACATTTGAATGTGGTCCATTGACCTGCCCTTGGTGTGTGCATCTTAACGAAACATGATACGGAACTCTGGGGCCCCGGTGGATGGGACTGTGAAGGAGAGACCGGCCGTCTCCTTTGTAGGACTGATTCCGTCACCCGCCATTGCCATGTAGTGACTCTCAGCAAATCCcccgcaacgccccccccccctcaatgctatTCAaacagcaccatgttttgcagaTATTGATTTAATAGAACAGATCAGGATCTTCGGCTTGACATCTTATCTCAAGGTGAGCACAATGCAGGTCTGACGTTAGTTTGTAAGTGTACAACAGGCTTATTCACAGAAGTTTTTAAACGACTGTGAAATCACATGGTTGACTGCACTCATGCTTAAAGCTCCGCACCTTCCTGCGGTGCGAAGTCACTTTGCTCTGAGTCAACACCCAGGCTCAAATGATCAAGCACGGTGAGCATAGATCAGTTACGGGGTTCACATAATCAAGCACAGAACAATTAAACCATTGAACATTACGCCTCTGACTGTGCACGCACTGGGTGCGCCCGCCTGCGTTATGCACTCAAGTcattggagtggggcttgaacccacagtcTTTGTGACTCTGAGCTCCGTGGCCAATCTACATCTCTGTCTCCAGCACATTCTGCCCCTCAAAGTCCCTTTCCTGGTGGAGGCCGAAGGAGATCTGGCAGAAAGAATACATTTGCTGCCACAGGCATGGATCCAGGTATAGGAGACAATATAAGGAACCCTGCAAGGTGCCAATCCCTCGCTGGAGCTGAGCGAGGAACTGGTTCCTGGCACTGGGGAAGTGCTTGCCAAATATATCGATACTGAGGCGATTGCAATCAGCCCCCATGGGTATTCTGTAGGGGGTGGCGCCCAGGCTGAGGACCCTTGGCTCTTCCTGGCCGTCTGCCAACCAAATGAGATTTTTCTTCAGCAAGATCTCCAGGTTGCTCTGCAGGGGCCTGTACGGTGCCCAGTCCAGAACGATGGTCTTCCCGGGCAGCACTCCACCCACCACGTTGGG comes from Scyliorhinus canicula chromosome 29, sScyCan1.1, whole genome shotgun sequence and encodes:
- the nat16 gene encoding histidine N-acetyltransferase isoform X2, translated to MEGASHGLEFCLAKEADFEQVMSISEDIYGGIDYLPAKYHAWLQEPDRRVILAKKKGQVIALVSANVVDDGCTAVVEGLRVAPMERGKGIAGIIQQYCFDLIRAQFPEVKVRRYTRSGYLGPETLAKFRLICKQEILLLRFELEEIRPKLDAAISQLKACGTEWEDPILLRASDVQRVFLNPNVVGGVLPGKTIVLDWAPYRPLQSNLEILLKKNLIWLADGQEEPRVLSLGATPYRIPMGADYNCLSIDLFGKHFPSARNQFLAQLQRGIGTLQGSLYCLLYLDPCLWQQMYSFCQISFGLHQERDFEGQNVLETEM